A window of Lysobacter terrestris contains these coding sequences:
- a CDS encoding glycosyltransferase family 2 protein, producing the protein MKVSVIVTTYNWPQALRLVLRGLARQTRLPDEVIVADDGSGPETRQLLEEIARDFPVPLRHHWQEDIGFRAARSRNRAIAAARGDYVLMIDGDMVMHRDFIADHLRHAQPGSFVQGSRALTTPALSQRMLSDGTVDLSVFTPRLDRRRNALRWPALASLNLRRARRRPPRAIKTCNQGWFRADLLRVNGFDERMEGWGREDSELAWRAWHAGIVPRHLRFAALAWHLHHRERHMDGESPNDRYLRETRAALKVRAELGVDQHLGEFAAQPLPDLRTP; encoded by the coding sequence AGTGAGCGTGATCGTCACCACCTACAACTGGCCGCAGGCGCTGCGCCTGGTCCTGCGCGGACTGGCGCGGCAGACGCGCCTGCCGGACGAAGTCATCGTCGCCGACGACGGTTCCGGACCGGAGACGCGGCAGCTGCTGGAAGAAATCGCACGCGATTTCCCGGTGCCGCTGCGGCACCACTGGCAGGAGGACATCGGATTCCGGGCCGCGCGCTCGCGCAATCGCGCGATCGCGGCGGCACGCGGCGACTACGTGCTGATGATCGACGGCGACATGGTGATGCATCGCGACTTCATCGCCGACCACCTGCGCCACGCGCAGCCCGGGAGTTTCGTGCAGGGCTCGCGCGCACTGACCACCCCGGCGTTGTCGCAACGGATGCTGAGCGATGGCACGGTCGACCTGAGCGTGTTCACGCCACGACTGGATCGGCGGCGCAACGCGCTGCGCTGGCCCGCGCTCGCATCGTTGAACCTGCGCCGCGCCCGGCGCCGACCGCCGCGCGCGATCAAGACCTGCAACCAGGGCTGGTTCCGCGCCGACCTGCTGCGCGTCAACGGCTTCGACGAACGCATGGAAGGCTGGGGCCGCGAGGACAGCGAGCTGGCCTGGCGCGCGTGGCATGCGGGCATCGTGCCGCGGCACCTGCGCTTCGCGGCGCTGGCCTGGCACCTGCACCACCGCGAGCGGCACATGGACGGCGAGAGCCCGAACGATCGCTACCTGCGCGAGACGCGCGCGGCGCTCAAAGTGCGCGCCGAACTGGGCGTCGACCAGCACCTGGGCGAATTCGCGGCGCAGCCGTTGCCGGACTTGCGCACGCCCTGA
- a CDS encoding heavy metal translocating P-type ATPase has translation MSTHPHPHDKPAHAAHDHAAHGCCANHAPPAATATTTTDPVCGMQVDPATTPHHARHDGDDYHFCSARCREKFIAAPAHYLQSKPQAPAAPAGTIYTCPMHPQIRQEGPGTCPICGMALEPEMPSLEDDDNPELRDFSRRFWWTLPLTAIVLALAMLGHRIAFLSTDARTWLELALSAPVVLWAGWPFFERCVQSLRNRSPNMWTLIGIGVAAAFGYSVVATLAPDLFPASFREHGRVGVYYEAAAVIVSLTLLGQLLELRARSKTSAAIKALLGLAPKTARRIAADGNEEDIPLAHVHVGDRLRVRPGEKVPVDGSVLEGRSSIDESMLTGEPIPVEKEPGAKVIGATLNGTGSLVIRADQVGSATVLSQIVQLVAQAQRSRAPMQRMADKVAYWFVLAVLTAAVLTFLGWGLFGPEPSWTYAVLNAVSVLIIACPCALGLATPMSIMVATGRAAQAGVLFRDAEAIEQLRRIDTLVVDKTGTLTQGRPAYRDTLAAAGFSADEVLQLAASLEQGSEHPLAEAILAEARRRGVALQPAQEFDSLTGRGVRGIVAGRGLVMGNRALMAETGADPAPLDAAAEALRRQGASVMFLAVDGRLAGAVAVADPIKPSTLPALNALRAEGLRIVMASGDAQATAAAVAATLGIEEVHGEVRPADKVALVQRLKAEGRRVAMAGDGINDAPALAAADVGIAMGTGTDVAMSSAQVTLVKGDLHRIVQARAVSRSAVANMQQNLGFAFLYNALGVPIAAGVLYPVFGLLLSPMIAALAMSLSSVSVVSNALRLGRGTTSQTVGEARRDSAPGASCH, from the coding sequence ATGAGTACGCACCCGCACCCCCACGACAAGCCCGCGCACGCCGCGCACGATCACGCCGCGCACGGCTGCTGCGCCAACCACGCGCCGCCCGCGGCGACGGCGACCACGACCACCGACCCGGTCTGCGGCATGCAGGTCGATCCGGCGACCACGCCGCACCACGCGCGACACGACGGCGACGACTACCACTTCTGCTCCGCGCGCTGCCGCGAGAAGTTCATCGCCGCTCCCGCGCACTACCTGCAGTCGAAGCCGCAGGCGCCGGCCGCACCGGCGGGCACCATCTACACCTGCCCGATGCACCCGCAGATCCGCCAGGAAGGCCCCGGCACCTGCCCGATCTGCGGCATGGCGCTGGAGCCGGAGATGCCCAGCCTCGAGGACGACGACAACCCCGAACTGCGCGACTTCAGCCGTCGCTTCTGGTGGACGCTGCCGCTCACCGCGATCGTGCTGGCGCTGGCGATGCTGGGCCACCGCATCGCGTTCCTCTCGACCGATGCGCGCACCTGGCTCGAACTCGCCCTGAGCGCACCGGTGGTGCTGTGGGCCGGCTGGCCGTTCTTCGAACGTTGCGTGCAATCGCTGCGCAACCGCAGTCCCAACATGTGGACGCTGATCGGTATCGGCGTCGCCGCGGCATTCGGCTACAGCGTCGTCGCCACGCTCGCGCCCGACTTGTTCCCGGCCTCGTTCCGCGAACACGGCCGCGTCGGCGTGTACTACGAAGCCGCGGCGGTGATCGTCTCGCTCACCCTGCTCGGGCAGCTGCTGGAACTGCGCGCACGCTCGAAGACCTCGGCCGCGATCAAGGCCCTGCTCGGCCTCGCACCCAAGACCGCGCGCCGCATCGCCGCCGACGGCAACGAGGAAGACATCCCGCTCGCACACGTGCACGTCGGCGACCGCCTGCGCGTGCGTCCCGGCGAGAAGGTGCCGGTCGACGGCAGCGTGCTCGAAGGCCGCTCCAGCATCGACGAATCCATGCTCACCGGCGAACCGATCCCGGTGGAGAAGGAGCCCGGCGCGAAGGTGATCGGCGCCACCCTCAACGGCACCGGCAGCCTGGTCATTCGTGCCGACCAGGTTGGCTCCGCCACGGTGCTGTCGCAGATCGTGCAGCTGGTCGCGCAGGCGCAGCGTTCGCGCGCACCGATGCAACGCATGGCGGACAAGGTCGCGTACTGGTTCGTGCTCGCGGTGCTCACCGCGGCGGTGCTGACCTTCCTCGGCTGGGGCCTGTTCGGTCCGGAACCGTCGTGGACCTACGCCGTGCTCAACGCGGTGTCGGTGCTGATCATCGCCTGTCCATGCGCGCTGGGCCTGGCCACGCCGATGTCGATCATGGTCGCCACCGGCCGCGCCGCGCAGGCCGGCGTGCTGTTCCGCGATGCCGAAGCGATCGAACAACTGCGCCGCATCGACACGCTGGTCGTCGACAAGACCGGCACGCTGACGCAAGGCCGCCCCGCGTACCGCGACACGCTCGCCGCCGCCGGCTTCAGCGCGGACGAGGTGCTGCAACTCGCCGCCAGCCTGGAGCAGGGCAGCGAACACCCGCTGGCCGAGGCGATTCTCGCCGAAGCCAGGCGGCGCGGCGTCGCGCTGCAACCGGCACAGGAGTTCGATTCGCTTACCGGTCGCGGCGTGCGCGGCATCGTCGCCGGCCGCGGGCTGGTGATGGGCAATCGCGCCCTGATGGCGGAAACCGGCGCCGATCCCGCCCCGCTCGACGCCGCCGCCGAAGCGCTGCGCCGCCAGGGCGCGAGCGTGATGTTCCTCGCCGTCGACGGCCGCCTCGCCGGCGCCGTCGCGGTGGCCGATCCGATCAAGCCCAGCACCTTGCCCGCGCTCAACGCCCTGCGCGCCGAAGGCCTGCGCATCGTGATGGCCTCCGGCGACGCGCAGGCGACCGCCGCCGCCGTCGCCGCCACGCTCGGCATCGAGGAAGTGCACGGCGAAGTGCGCCCCGCCGACAAGGTCGCGCTGGTGCAACGCCTGAAGGCCGAAGGCCGCCGCGTCGCGATGGCCGGCGACGGCATCAACGACGCCCCGGCGCTGGCCGCGGCCGATGTCGGCATCGCGATGGGCACCGGCACCGACGTGGCGATGTCGAGCGCGCAGGTGACGCTGGTCAAGGGCGACCTGCACCGCATCGTGCAGGCGCGCGCGGTGTCGCGCAGCGCCGTCGCCAACATGCAGCAGAACCTCGGCTTCGCCTTCCTCTACAACGCGCTGGGCGTGCCGATCGCCGCGGGCGTGTTGTATCCGGTGTTCGGCCTGCTGCTGAGCCCGATGATCGCCGCGCTGGCGATGAGCCTGAGCTCGGTGTCGGTGGTGAGCAATGCGCTGCGGCTGGGGCGTGGAACCACGTCGCAAACGGTGGGGGAAGCACGTCGCGACAGCGCGCCGGGCGCCTCCTGCCACTGA
- a CDS encoding heavy metal-responsive transcriptional regulator, with amino-acid sequence MKIGELAHRAGVGIDTVRYYEKEGLLPRAQRLASGYRVYDPQDLRRLQFVRRAKALGFTLPEIRDLLALSAHRDDDMASMKAAATEKLADVQAKIAELTRIREGLETLVASCPGHGALGQCPILNALAEDAP; translated from the coding sequence ATGAAGATCGGTGAACTGGCACACCGCGCCGGCGTCGGCATCGACACCGTGCGCTACTACGAAAAGGAAGGCCTGCTGCCCAGGGCGCAGCGCCTGGCGTCGGGCTACCGCGTCTACGACCCGCAGGACCTGCGGCGCCTGCAGTTCGTCCGGCGCGCCAAGGCGTTGGGCTTCACCCTGCCGGAAATCCGCGACCTGCTCGCCCTGTCCGCGCACCGCGACGACGACATGGCGTCGATGAAGGCAGCCGCGACCGAGAAGCTCGCCGACGTGCAGGCCAAGATCGCCGAGCTCACCCGCATCCGCGAAGGCCTGGAAACGCTGGTCGCCTCGTGCCCGGGCCACGGCGCACTCGGGCAATGCCCGATCCTCAACGCCCTGGCGGAGGACGCGCCATGA
- a CDS encoding DUF411 domain-containing protein → MNRSLLAALLATALALPACAREPAPSAQPRAADPHAAHAPAAKAKAASGKAVPVAAGTLPRAIVHKSPTCGCCEVWVEHLKQNGFRVEVRNEDNLNPIKERLGVPYGKGSCHTAQIGGYIVEGHVPASDIKRLLKEKPDARGLVLPGMPIGSPGMEVPGVAAKPYTVELVKRDGSTVGYSTHGK, encoded by the coding sequence ATGAACCGGTCGCTGCTGGCCGCGTTGCTTGCAACCGCGCTGGCGCTGCCCGCGTGCGCCCGTGAACCGGCCCCGTCCGCGCAACCCCGCGCCGCGGATCCGCACGCGGCCCATGCTCCCGCCGCCAAGGCGAAGGCCGCGTCCGGCAAGGCGGTGCCCGTCGCCGCCGGCACGCTGCCGCGTGCCATCGTGCACAAGTCGCCGACCTGCGGCTGCTGCGAAGTCTGGGTCGAGCACCTCAAGCAGAACGGTTTCCGCGTCGAAGTGCGCAACGAGGACAACCTCAATCCGATCAAGGAGCGCCTGGGCGTGCCCTACGGCAAGGGTTCGTGCCACACCGCCCAGATCGGCGGCTACATCGTCGAAGGCCACGTGCCGGCGAGCGACATCAAGCGCCTGCTGAAGGAGAAGCCGGATGCACGCGGCCTGGTCCTGCCCGGCATGCCGATCGGTTCACCGGGCATGGAAGTGCCCGGTGTCGCCGCAAAGCCGTACACGGTGGAACTGGTGAAGCGCGACGGTTCGACGGTGGGGTATTCGACGCACGGGAAGTGA
- a CDS encoding YybH family protein — MKTNLALLLAGALLVPPAFAHDPAAPAAPAASVSVDPAAQPALAVVDQFSAALKAVDLARVSELLAEDALILESGGAERSREEYLGHHAKADAEFLKDAHVQVIRRTARSAGSLAWVGTESELHSSKDGKPTTLLSTETMVLKRVGDDWRIVHIHWSSRAKKATAAAQGSQP, encoded by the coding sequence ATGAAAACGAACCTTGCTTTGCTCCTCGCCGGCGCGTTGTTGGTGCCGCCGGCATTCGCCCACGACCCGGCCGCGCCTGCCGCGCCTGCCGCGTCCGTGTCGGTGGACCCGGCCGCGCAACCCGCGCTCGCCGTTGTCGATCAGTTCTCCGCCGCGCTCAAGGCGGTCGATCTCGCGCGCGTTTCGGAGTTGCTGGCCGAGGATGCGCTGATCCTCGAGAGCGGCGGCGCCGAGCGTTCGCGCGAGGAGTACCTCGGCCATCACGCCAAGGCCGACGCCGAGTTCCTCAAGGATGCGCATGTCCAGGTCATCCGCCGCACCGCACGCAGTGCGGGCAGCCTGGCCTGGGTCGGCACCGAGAGCGAACTGCACAGCAGCAAGGACGGCAAGCCGACGACGCTGCTCAGCACCGAGACGATGGTCCTGAAGCGGGTCGGTGACGACTGGCGCATCGTGCACATCCACTGGTCGTCGCGTGCGAAGAAGGCGACGGCGGCCGCGCAAGGGAGCCAGCCATGA
- a CDS encoding c-type cytochrome, translated as MPFITKKSLLALGVLAGIGVVAGIGVVAATGFVWSGVYDVGADDPHTRPVYALLESLRDRSVQVRASKLQVPGLDDPARIAQGAGNYEAMCTSCHLAPGVAETELSKGLYPAPPDLTRASVDAAEAFWVIKHGVKASGMPAWGKSMEDAYIWNMVAFLQQLPSLDARQYQELVARSGGHSHGGGETGGHAQANAEAGHDDAHPHPGAPAGDDHHAADTSGGAKAPATDSGATTHVHADGKQHVHAPKPATAIQSTAAPAAPATTPVPAQPAAPEAHDQHDHQH; from the coding sequence ATGCCATTCATTACGAAGAAATCGCTGCTCGCGCTGGGCGTCCTCGCCGGCATCGGAGTCGTCGCCGGCATCGGAGTCGTCGCCGCGACGGGCTTCGTCTGGTCCGGCGTCTACGACGTCGGCGCCGACGACCCGCATACGCGTCCCGTGTACGCGCTGCTTGAATCGCTGCGCGATCGCTCCGTCCAGGTGCGCGCCAGCAAGCTGCAGGTGCCCGGCCTGGACGACCCCGCGCGCATTGCACAGGGCGCCGGCAACTACGAGGCCATGTGCACCAGTTGCCATCTCGCGCCGGGCGTTGCGGAAACCGAACTCAGCAAGGGCCTGTATCCCGCGCCGCCGGACCTCACGCGTGCCAGCGTCGATGCCGCCGAAGCGTTCTGGGTGATCAAGCACGGCGTCAAGGCCTCGGGCATGCCGGCCTGGGGCAAGAGCATGGAAGACGCGTACATCTGGAACATGGTGGCGTTCCTGCAGCAGCTGCCATCGCTCGATGCACGGCAGTACCAGGAGCTGGTCGCGCGCAGCGGCGGCCATTCGCACGGCGGTGGCGAAACCGGCGGCCACGCCCAGGCGAACGCCGAGGCGGGCCACGACGACGCGCACCCGCATCCCGGCGCGCCCGCGGGCGACGACCACCATGCCGCCGACACGAGCGGCGGCGCGAAAGCGCCGGCGACGGACAGCGGAGCCACCACGCACGTGCACGCCGACGGCAAGCAGCACGTGCACGCACCAAAGCCGGCCACCGCAATCCAGTCCACCGCTGCGCCCGCCGCGCCGGCAACCACACCCGTGCCAGCGCAGCCAGCCGCGCCCGAAGCACACGACCAGCACGACCACCAGCACTGA
- a CDS encoding copper resistance protein B has protein sequence MSRHILTLASLAAALLSANAVAQEHAHQHEQAPTQTQSPPPASDAHAQHRHGDSADQAATQQPADHTTMDHATMDHAAMGHTPPAEPVDHAAMGHAMPRVAGEPLTPIPPVTDADRVAATRPASGHPAHDDGLHSFVLFNRLEGFDADEGRGVEWEGQAWIGTDHHKLWLRSEGERAGGHTESADIEVLYGRAITPWWDVVAGVRHDFKPGASQDFAAIGVVGLAPYKFEVEATAYVGQGGQSALRLEAEYETLLSNRLILQPLVELNAYGQDDARRGIGSGLSSMEAGLRLRYEVTRQFAPYVGVVREWSFGRTADLRREEGEAVNDTRLVAGIRIWF, from the coding sequence ATGAGCCGGCACATCCTCACTCTGGCATCGCTCGCCGCCGCGTTGCTGTCGGCCAACGCCGTCGCGCAGGAGCACGCGCACCAACACGAGCAGGCGCCAACGCAAACGCAATCACCGCCACCGGCGAGCGACGCGCATGCGCAGCACCGGCACGGCGACTCCGCAGACCAGGCCGCCACGCAGCAACCGGCGGATCACACCACGATGGATCACGCCACGATGGACCACGCCGCGATGGGGCACACCCCGCCGGCCGAACCCGTCGACCACGCCGCCATGGGCCACGCGATGCCGCGCGTCGCGGGCGAACCACTGACGCCGATCCCGCCGGTCACCGACGCCGACCGCGTCGCGGCCACACGGCCCGCGAGCGGCCATCCCGCGCACGACGACGGCCTCCACAGCTTCGTGCTGTTCAACCGGCTCGAGGGCTTCGATGCCGACGAAGGCCGCGGCGTGGAATGGGAAGGCCAGGCCTGGATCGGCACCGACCACCACAAGCTGTGGCTGCGCAGCGAAGGCGAACGCGCCGGCGGCCACACCGAAAGCGCCGACATCGAAGTGCTCTACGGCCGCGCGATCACGCCGTGGTGGGATGTCGTCGCCGGCGTGCGCCACGACTTCAAGCCCGGCGCGTCGCAGGATTTCGCCGCGATCGGCGTGGTCGGGCTGGCGCCGTACAAGTTCGAGGTCGAAGCCACCGCCTACGTCGGGCAGGGCGGGCAGAGCGCGCTGCGACTGGAAGCCGAATACGAAACCCTGCTGAGCAACCGCCTGATCCTGCAGCCACTGGTGGAACTCAACGCCTACGGCCAGGACGACGCGCGTCGCGGCATCGGCTCGGGACTGAGTTCGATGGAGGCGGGCCTGCGCCTGCGCTACGAAGTCACCCGCCAGTTCGCGCCCTACGTCGGCGTGGTGCGCGAATGGTCGTTCGGCCGCACCGCGGACCTGCGTCGCGAAGAGGGCGAAGCCGTCAACGACACCCGCCTCGTCGCGGGTATCCGCATCTGGTTCTGA